The window AACTGCTTACTGATTCCTTTATCCAAAATCAAACCTTAATCAAACCTTAAAGAATTCCTCACGAGGGATTTAGGAGAAATTACAAAAAGCTTTGCTGTTAGAGAGTTTCAAGAGGAACTATCGATCGATACTATTTTTGTTTTGCACCGAGATAACAACCTACTTTTTGTTGGTAGAGCCGCTTCTCCCAACCGTTCTGAATGTCATTCTCGTCATAATTCTGTTGTTTATCCTCCGTAGAAACAACGATTTTTAAAGTTTAATTTCAGGGATATTCAGTGATCTTTAAAGTGATCAAGATTACAAATTAATTCTGTAGCAACTCAAAACCACAACGTTTTTTCGTTGGATCATTAGGCTTTAGGAGTTGTTGGCTTCACTTCACATTATTTGTTTCCAGGTTTTCTCAATTTTCTGTTCTTGAGTTTTCTCACTTCTGAGACAGCACGGTAATTAGAGTATGCATCGATCGCAGCTAGGATCAGTTCACGCCATCTTATACACCCTGTAGAAAACTGTCAGATCTCGCGACTCAAATTGATAGCAGAAGCTCCTGCTTGATAAACAGTTGCAATCGAATTGAACTGATTGTCGATCGCTTAAAGCAGTTTCAACGCATTGCCACCCGTTATGAGAAACGGACAGAGAATTATCTCGCTATGCTCACCCTGGCTGCAATTCTCTTTTGGCTCTAGGTTTTAAAGCACGCCCCAGTAATGTCAGCAAGAACAGTACAGAAATTTTTGATGCACATCAGATTACTGACGACTATATGGCTTCAATGCTGAGCGAAGACCTCGTCTTCAGTTTAGGGCTTAGTTTCAATCAACTTAAAGAATTGCGAAATCTGCTCGGTTGTTTTGATATGGTAGACGCTTTTGGTGCTGCGAGCTTGCTCAACATACTCCCGATATTTTGGCGTCAAATATTTGTGGCATAACCAAAGCGCCCGGTAACTACTCATCGAACTCTTGAAGATTGGGCTCTTTTCAGGCCAGCCTGCAGGTGGACTAAAGTAACCTGTGATCATTCGCTTCGTCACCCACCAGAAATGGACATAGAGCGGTAAATCAACAAACACAAGACTATCTGCCTCATCGAGCCGTGGCCAAAGGGTTTCCATGGAGCCAAAACCATCGATGATCCATTGATCCGTTGCCAGAACTTTCTGATGAATCTGCTGATAGTCTTCCTGCGAAACCTCAACACCCCCTGATTTATATTTAATCTTGTCTAAGACGTAAAGTGGCAAACCTGTAATTTCTGATAATCTCTTGCTTAGCGTTGATTTGCCACCTCCAGCATTGCCAAATACTGCTACTTTTTTCATTGCTATGCTCCTTTGAATGCAAGCTAACAAGTTTTTATGATATCTATTGTGCTTCCGGCGAAGGTCGTTCTCCTATGACACGTTTGAAAGCATTACATATCAAAGATTGCATTGGCTAGTGATTGCTGACATCACCCGATCGGTCATACCAGATAATTAATTTATTGACAGTCGCATCAAGGGAAGTGATATTCGGTTAGGGAATAAAGGCAATTGGAGTTACAAAATACCTTTGCAGAGTTGATGCTAAAATAGCGATTCCTCTCATGTTGATTTGCGACATTCAAGATCCCGTAAGATTTATCCAGGAATGTTGGAATGATTAACGTTGGCTTTGCTGCTCAATTGCGCTAACCAACGTAACGATCGCCTGCTGTTTTTGTGGATCAACGCCTGCTGCATATTCCAATGGAAAATCGACAGAAATGTCTGGAGTTACTCCTTTTCCTTCTAATCGCTGATTTCCATCCACCAATACATCGGCAACAGCAACATACAACAAACCAGCATCTTGCATCACAAATGCGCGTCCTGCCACAACTGCGCCTGCGGTCGTCTTGCCGACCAAAGCACCAATTTTAGATTGCTGAAAACCAAACGCAATAATTTCCTTGCTGCTTCTGCTGCCCTCATTCATTAGAAGAACAACAGGTTTTTTCCAGTGATAATCAGCGACAAACGTTTTTCCATCTCGTCTAATACTGGTTATGCTTGGACTCTCACCCGTAAAGAAATTGAGAGAACCGATCGAACCACCCCCCCATCCGTCACGGATATCTAACACTAAACCATCCACATCAGCAAGTTTGCCGAACATCAAATCGTCCATCATTTGCTGCTGGTGAAGATCAGCCGCGTTTGACCAAATATGAATATAGCCAACCCGTTTGCCTTGTTGCTCAATGACCTGTGTGCTTTCCTTCTGAGCCTCTTTCAAAAAGGTTGTTGCATCGAATTTTTGAGGAGTAACGTTAATCTCTTGCTGACTTGTTGGATCGGTCGATCGCTGAATCAAGAGTGTTACACTTTGTCCTGTTTTACCTGCAAATGATTCAATTTGGTGAAAGGGCTTACCGTCTACAAGCAGCAATTCGTCGCCTACCACTAAACCTGCTTTTGCTGCCGGACTACCATCTAAAACTCCGCTGATAAATGTTTTGTCATAATTGATCTTCGTAAAGATACCAATGCCGGTGTACTCGTATTTACCGTTTGGAAATAATGCTTTTGCGGCAGGCGGTAAATCTTTATTGTCAGGCTGAAAAATTCCTAACAGTTGATAATAAGCTGCTTCCTCTGGAGTATAAAAATGAGTATGAGAGGTTCGTAGCTCGGCTAGCATCTGGTTAATGACATCTGCAAGCTGTTGACGATTTTGTGTCCCTGTTGCTTGAGATTTGTATTTGTCTTGCATTGCTGCCCAGTCAATGCCATTAAAATTTTCATCATAAAAATTCTCATTGACAGTTTGCCAAACTTCGTTAAACACTTTCTCTTCTAAAGATTCCTGAGACAAAGCAGGAGACATGAACCAAAGCAGAAGCAACGCTGCAAAGCCAATAAGGGCGATCGCAGAAAATCTTGTTGCTCTAGAAAAACGAGAAAAATTGTGTATCATTTTGAATATCAAAAATCTTCAAGGTTGGTCAATTACGGCTATTGCTAACTTCAAGCTGCCGACCTTAATCTGTTATTGCAATGCTAACCCACATAGCCCTGCAAGATCGGAGCAGCGATCGCATTATTTGCTTCAATATTGTCAAAACTGGATGCCTAATGTTCGGAACTGAAATACCGGATTAAATGGTGTAAGTCAGCTCGTTCATCAAGCTCTGATTCTGGAGGATAAACAGTATTATAAGCTTGATAAAATTTGTTGGAAAAATCTCTAGCAAACAGATTAGGTAGGATTAGAAAGAGTAGCCTCGATCGCACTGTTACCTTAAGCAGACAGAAAAACTAGATAAAAATAGAGATAGAAACTAACCGATTGATTTCAAACGAAGCGATCTCAAGCGATAAGGCACATGATGTAAACTTCGCCACCAATGAAATAGCCCCCTGTCACTTGCTGACAGAAGGTCAGTGCCATTCATCTATAACTCTCAGAACTAGACTATTCGCTCAAGACAGCATTAGGACATTAAGCTTCAGCAGCATTATCCTTAGTAATGACGTCAACAAAGATACAGGGCATTCACTTGATAAATGCCCACAATTGACAAAACTATCAGACTTCTACTCAGAAAACTTACAGCTCCACAGTAACAGGTGTTCCCAGGTCAACGAGTTCATAAAGCTTCCGAACATCTTCGTTATACATCCGAACACAGCCATGGGAGGCAGCCGTTCCGACAGATTCGCGATTGGGCGTTCCGTGGAAGCCAACCCAATTGAGCCCATCTGTCCAGAAACCAATCCATCGTTCGCCCAGCGGGTTATCGGTACCTGGTGGCATCTGTTCCCCAGTGATAGGATTCGTCCAGCCTGGGTTTTCCAGCTTTTGCCTAACCTCAAAACGACCTGTCGGGGTTTCCCAACCTGCTCTACCGATCGCAACGGGGTAGCTGACTTTCACTTTGTTGTCCTCATAGACATACACACGCCGCTCGCGCAGCTTTATCACCAGTCGTACGGTTGAAGTTGCTGGCAGAACCGGCTTGATCTCGGGCAGCTCGGGTGTCAAAAAAGGCAATGGGCTGCCTAGGACAGGTGTAGATGATTCTGCTGGAGGCATCGCAGCTTGAGAAGTTTGTGCGACTGCGGGCAGTGCCACTGCTATCAGGAGGCTAGCTCCTAGAGGGATTTGGAGAAAACGAGTAAAAAAAGACACAATCACAGTTGGGTAGAGAAATGACTTAGTTAGCTTTGCAGAGCTTCCTGAACCAGTTTTAAACTATCTATACACTGATTTCAATGTGTCAGGTTCTTACACCAGGGTAAAGCGCTACAGGCAGAGAAACAGGGAGGCAATCCTATACATCGAGAACCTCCTCATCTCTCTAATCCTTCGGTAGAAAGGGTACGCTTAGCGCCCTCTCTTACCCTTCACTACACCGATCGATTGAAGTTCCGCTCGATTGCGTTACTGCACAATGAGAGCTACCACAAAGCGCGAGGGCTGTTGTTACTGTTGTTTGGGGAGGTTGTGTTGGGTGCAGGCGTAGTTCGAGAGGGTGCAGGCGTGGTGCGTGGTGTAGTCAGCCCTGGAGAAGCGGGAGAAGGAGCAGGCGTGGTGCGTGGCGTAGTCAGCCTGGGAGAAGCGGGAGAAGGCGTTGGCGTTGGCTCAGGGACCAAATCAGGCGAGGGAGAAGGTGTCGGTGCAGGCGTAGTGCTTGGTGTGATCAGGTCTGGCAAGGGAGAAGGCGTCGGCGTTGGCTCGGGGGTCGAATCAGGGGAGGGAGAAGTCGGCGTTGGAGAGACGGGAGAAGGCGTCGGCGTTGGTTCAGGGGCATCTTGCGCCAGTCCCTTTTGCATATAACCGACCCCGGTCGTAAGCAGCAGGGCGGTTAGGGACAATGAAACCTTGAGGAAAGCGGACGATTGCTTAGCCATAATCACTCCTAACATCAGTGTTTTAGTTAATGTTGTCACTTCAAAGGGGGGCATTGACTGGCATGACGTTGAACTTTGCGCTACTTCAGAGTTAGGTAGCTCTTAAAGTTAGGTAGCTCCTTCAACCATCACACGACAGATTACCATCAACCAATTTGCCATTTTGCCAGATGCCACGCTGCGATCGATTATCGCTAAAAAGAAAAATTCCTTCTCCATTACAGCGATTGTCCTTAAACGCACCTACATAACGATTGCCGCCTCCTACAAGCCAAATGCCTAGACCCTCAAAGCGATCGGCTTTGAACTGTCCAATATAGCGTTTACCGCTAGAGAAACTATAGGTGCCGCATCCTTCGCGCCGACCATTCCGGAATTCTCCGTCATAACGGTTGCCTTTAGGAGACACCATTGTGCCCCGTCCGTCAGCAGGGCGATTCGCCTCTACGCGTCCGTAGTAGCGGGTGCCGTCGGCATACTGATAGTCGGGTTTGCCAGACGGTAAAGGAGGGGGTGGAGGTTCCCGGCAGGGTAGGTTGGGGAGGAGGGAAGCTTGGGTAGAAGGTTGCTGCGTTGGCACAATGGACTGGAAGCGGGAGGGTGCCAAGTTCGTGGATAGCGCAGTTGCAACGGCAATGACACCACCTACAGTCAGCAGCGTCCAGAGAGGAATGCGAGATTTGGTGAGCGTTGGTGCTTTGGGAGCGACTGCCAGGGTGCGCGGAATCGAAAGTAGGCTAGGGGAGGGGTCGGGGAGAACTTCTGGGGGTAAGGAATCTTTGGAATTGGGCAGGCTCT of the Trichocoleus sp. genome contains:
- a CDS encoding adenylate kinase, whose amino-acid sequence is MKKVAVFGNAGGGKSTLSKRLSEITGLPLYVLDKIKYKSGGVEVSQEDYQQIHQKVLATDQWIIDGFGSMETLWPRLDEADSLVFVDLPLYVHFWWVTKRMITGYFSPPAGWPEKSPIFKSSMSSYRALWLCHKYLTPKYREYVEQARSTKSVYHIKTTEQISQFFKLIETKP
- a CDS encoding S41 family peptidase, whose translation is MSPALSQESLEEKVFNEVWQTVNENFYDENFNGIDWAAMQDKYKSQATGTQNRQQLADVINQMLAELRTSHTHFYTPEEAAYYQLLGIFQPDNKDLPPAAKALFPNGKYEYTGIGIFTKINYDKTFISGVLDGSPAAKAGLVVGDELLLVDGKPFHQIESFAGKTGQSVTLLIQRSTDPTSQQEINVTPQKFDATTFLKEAQKESTQVIEQQGKRVGYIHIWSNAADLHQQQMMDDLMFGKLADVDGLVLDIRDGWGGGSIGSLNFFTGESPSITSIRRDGKTFVADYHWKKPVVLLMNEGSRSSKEIIAFGFQQSKIGALVGKTTAGAVVAGRAFVMQDAGLLYVAVADVLVDGNQRLEGKGVTPDISVDFPLEYAAGVDPQKQQAIVTLVSAIEQQSQR
- a CDS encoding L,D-transpeptidase; the encoded protein is MALPAVAQTSQAAMPPAESSTPVLGSPLPFLTPELPEIKPVLPATSTVRLVIKLRERRVYVYEDNKVKVSYPVAIGRAGWETPTGRFEVRQKLENPGWTNPITGEQMPPGTDNPLGERWIGFWTDGLNWVGFHGTPNRESVGTAASHGCVRMYNEDVRKLYELVDLGTPVTVEL